The Drosophila innubila isolate TH190305 chromosome 3R unlocalized genomic scaffold, UK_Dinn_1.0 2_E_3R, whole genome shotgun sequence genome has a segment encoding these proteins:
- the LOC117792461 gene encoding arrestin domain-containing protein 17, which produces MESERLCIRLDNPDRIFYAGQVIRGEIWMNLNKRTKIRAIKIQVTGKGKCKWMEILRKNSNNNEYTRSLFYTSKEIYEHSETPLPDFEPLGMELSPGEHTFTFSVALGRQLPSSFRGNYGSIKYKMRILIQRPWTFNERHTIPFTVVKNMPLPATFRSNPTPLEKQITKTISLFGTRPITMVALLPEDFAVRGEPLRICVTVMNNSTTNVEKLRFNILQYVTYYSHVPLRVQKVECIGIASKETGSVHKKSERSFAHELLMPDTAQPTDQEYSGVITISYELRVEAVLRGFFKNLVLNLPFKVYSQDTSSRLGSVRPSLPPRPDNGPPGPDDAITAPGNPFEPAAASFVYPTLDSSIGSPSHSSQYSECSSLNSTTSDSTLSPAVGGVEMSYTSGSQSSQFGSPSARTSLRSNSNFPYMPYSTSPMMVQSCPAPYPQLAEDVLPSSVSPALSHRRSILAHEVTATEYPSPPHPHPLPHLMTSSSPPYAYPPMPYASGYTQLPSTSGASGSQALPPSYDELFGSANAPPESPK; this is translated from the exons CCATCAAAATTCAAGTAACTGGCAAGGGCAAATGCAAGTGGATGGAAATCTTAcgcaaaaattcaaacaacaaTGAATATACGCGCAGTCTGTTTTACACAAGCAAAGAGATTTACGAGCATAGCGAAACACCGCTTCCAGATTTTGAGCCACTCGGCATGGAACTCTCACCTGGCGAGCACACTTTTACCTTCAGTGTGGCACTGGGTCGTCAACTGCCATCCAGTTTTCGCGGCAACTATGGCAGCATCAAGTACAAGATGCGTATTCTAATTCAAAGACCCTGGACCTTCAATGAACGCCACACCATACCATTTACGGTTGTGAAGAATATGCCGCTGCCCGCGACATTTCGCAGCAATCCGACTCCGCTGGAGAAGCAAATCACCAAGACAATCAGCTTATTTGGCACTCGACCCATCACAATGGTCGCCCTGCTGCCCGAAGACTTCGCAGTGCGCGGTGAACCATTGCGCATCTGCGTCACTGTCATGAATAACAGCACAACAAATGTGGAGAAGCTGCGCTTCAA CATTTTACAGTATGTCACCTACTACAGCCACGTGCCGTTGCGAGTGCAAAAGGTCGAGTGCATTGGGATTGCCAGCAAGGAGACGGGCTCGGTGCACAAGAAGAGCGAGCGCAGCTTTGCCCATGAGCTGCTCATGCCGGACACAGCACAGCCGACAGATCAAGAGTACAGTGGTGTCATAACCATATCCTATGAGCTGCGCGTGGAGGCCGTACTGCGTGGCTTCTTCAAGAATCTGGTGCTTAATTTGCCATTTAAGGTCTATTCGCAGGATACTTCGTCAAGACTTGGCTCTGTGCGGCCATCGCTGCCACCTAGACCCGATAATGGACCGCCCGGACCGGATGATGCGATCACTGCTCCTGGCAATCCATTTGAGCCAGCTGCTGCATCGTTTGTCTATCCAACGTTAGACTCTTCCATTGGCTCGCCATCGCATTCTTCGCAGTACAGCGAATGTAGTTCCTTGAACTCCACCACATCGGACTCCACATTAAGTCCGGCTGTTGGCGGTGTGGAGATGTCGTACACCTCTGGCTCGCAATCCTCACAATTTGGCAGTCCCTCAGCTCGCACCAGTTTGCGAAGCAACTCCAACTTTCCCTACATGCCTTATTCGACCAGTCCGATGATGGTGCAATCCTGTCCAGCGCCATATCCTCAATTAGCCGAGGATGTGCTGCCGTCGAGTGTATCCCCAGCATTGTCGCATCGACGTTCAATATTAGCCCATGAGGTAACGGCAACTGAATACCCATCACCGCCGCATCCGCATCCATTACCCCATCTGATGACATCAAGCTCCCCACCATACGCATACCCACCGATGCCGTATGCTAGTGGCTATACCCAATTGCCATCCACCTCCGGAGCCTCCGGATCACAGGCTCTAC CTCCATCGTATGATGAGCTCTTTGGCAGCGCCAATGCTCCACCGGAGTCACCAAAGTGA